CTAGTCACATGGCAGAGCCACGGCCTGGCCCTGTGTGTAAAATAAACCTGTGTGCTTCTAAAAGTCAAAAGCCACAGTACCCTGGGTAGCAAAGACTGAGGTTGCCCCATCACAGAGGTGAGTTAAGGGGAGAGAATTGGTACAGGTGAGTCCTGTGGTCCAAGATGTCACACCACCAAAGCCTTGTGACCACACCACTCCCCAAACCACACAACTGTGTTACCATGATCTCCACAGCAAGGAGGAAATAAAAGCACAGTGGCTTTAGGGTCTGCGTCCTGGAGCTCATGGTGGCAGGTGGCAGTGAGCACAGCACGGCTATGTGTGggccctccagcctcagcctttaGAGTTCACCTTTAGCAGTGCCTTCAGCAGATTCAGTGGACAGGGAGGTAGTGCGGGGTGGAAATTGGAACTGCTGAGGATAGGGGCGGGGTGTTTCCCAGCACATGAGGAGGGTGTGACAGCACATCCCTCGGTCCTTGGCCCAGCGTCGGCTACCAGGCACTCTAAGGAGAAAGAGCAAGGTGCACGTGCCTGGCTGAAGGATTTCACTGGGAAGCAAAAGAGCCTATTGACTGTATCTGACACTCAGTTCCCTGCCCAGTGAGTTGGCTGCAAGGGGCCTGCAGGACCTCCCTCCACAGCTCCCAGccagaaacaaagaaggaaggggaagcccTGGTCAAGTTAATGGCAGCTAAAACGCTCCCAGTCCATTTATTGGCCACATGAGGTGGTCGTCAAGAAACAAGTTAGAAGGTTATCATGGGAAGTAGTATAATAAATGCCCAGCAGTACGAGGGGTTCAACAGAAGTGAACAAGGCACAAGAAAGAGGTCTGTGTTCAGGAAACAGGCCAGTCCCCGCATGGAGCAGGTGACTCCTGTAAGCCTGTGAGGCTCAGAGTTGTCATGTCTGGCTCTGGGTTGCTGGAGCACACGACCCCTGGAGCCCGCAGCCAGCTCAGTGGAGCTGAGCGTCCAGTTCGTACTTCTCGCAGAACTTGTCAGTGAAGGGGATGCAGGTGAGGAACTCACACCACTCGCAGCGGACAGGATAGAAGTAGAAGAGGACCACCAGGCCAGCCAGGAGGCCCAGGAAGACCACCTGAAAGATGACGATCTGGCAGCGCTTCCGGTACAGGTCGAGCTTGCCAAAGCTGATGTAGGGCAAGAAGGCgaaggaaaggaagaggccaCTGATGAACCCTGAGATGTGGGCAAAGTTGTCGATCCAGGGCAGCAGTCCAAAGGTGAAGAGGAAGAGCACCACAGCCAGCAGCTTGAAGAAGGCACGCCAGGGCCGTGCTAGGATCTGCCAGCTCTGGAAGAGCTCCACAAAGAGGCAGGCCAGGATGCCAAACTGGGAGCCAGCCGGACCCACCTGGGGGATGGTTGGGGTAGCTATAAGGCTGTGGGGCTGGGCAGGCCCCCTGGACCCCAGGCCTCATCTTTGTGCCCCACTTCCCATGGCCCACAGCATATTGGGACCGAGGACCCAATTGGAGATGCTCCCAGACAGTGCTCCATATGGACAGGTTCACAGCAGGCTGCAGGTGCACACGGAGGATCCCCACCCCGAGGCCCGGCCTTACCTCTGCTCGGTACGGCAGGAAGATGGCACTGGCCAGGTTGCCGGTGACACCACTTAGCAGGTAGATGATGGCTATGCGGTGCCAGCCTGCCAGCTTCTCCAGGTCCCGCAGGACGGTCATCTGGAAGCAGATGGACACCAGGCAGTGCAGGATCCTGTAGTCAGTGGCAGGTGGGGGTTGGGAGACTTTCAGCAGGGAAGTGACCTCTCTGCCACCCCCAGCCAGCCAATCCTGGGGACCCTGAGTCCCCCCACCCAGCCCACAGTGTCACTTGCCCGGCGTGCAGGAAGAGGGACAGCCACAGGCGGTAGAACTGGTCAGGCACCTCGGGGTTGAGGAAAGGCAGGAGCCCACACACATCATCCATGCAGTGCACCTGTGCAGAGCAGCATATCAGCACTCACAgcagctgggggaggggaaagaCGGACACTCCGGACACCTACCTGAGAGCAGAGCGTGGCCTCCTCATGGAAGTAGCCCCTCATGAAGTCACAGTACTCCCGGGAGGTGATCTCACACCTAGAAAGGCAGGCCGGGGTTCggaggctgctgccttgccgAGGGGGATTGCTGACATCCAGGGAAAGTTTCAGCCGCACCTACCCACCTCTGTTGGCCCCGAAGAAGTCCAGACCCCCTCTAACCCCACACCCTTGGTATACTGGGTTATTTCAGGGTTTAGTCAGGGAGAACGCACAGCCCTAGGACGACGCTCTGAGCCCAGAGACCAGCTGCACTCGCTCATACGCACACCTACCTGCCCTTGGTGCCAATGCAGCAGGGCCGTCCTGTGATGACACAGTCCATATGGGGATGGTTAGTGTGGTTCCCGGCGCTGTTTTTGGTGCAGATCTGGGTCACAAATGGGGACGAGCTGGGTCAGGGCCTCCCCCGACCTTTGGCCCCACACCATGTTTGGGGGTAGAGGCAAAGATGGGCGGGCTTGTAAAGTAGAAAATGGTGTGGCTTCCTTGACTTCAAGCAGAGGCCACCACACTCTGAGTCTCTATCAAACTGGAATCATGTCACTTGACCTTTCAAGTCTCCATCTAGTTCTCTTGATCTACTTGCTCAGAGGGGCAGGCGCTGGCTGATGGACAGGCTGTGCAAAGGCCAGGTGCACAGCATCTGAAAACGTGAGGTGGTCCCGTGATGGGAATCTCTGGCATCACCAATGGCTGGGGTGTGGCATTCTCCCCCACATGACAAGGAGGACCCCCTAACAACCCCCCACTGCAGCTCACCGGCCACTTGGTGATGTCTTCTGGCCACTCATGGGGGTCTTCAGAGGAGGGCTCATCACATACCCTGCACAAGCCAAGTATGTGGTCAGGCCCTGCTTCGAGCCCCTACCATTGGCACCCTTCCAGCTAAGTCACCAACAAGGGGAGCCCCCTACACCCTCTGCACCACAGCCCCCGGGGAAGGTGTGGACAAAGGCAGGTGAGAGAGCGGCCGGCAGGACTAACCTGGGATCCTGGTGGCAGACAGAGCCAAACTGTCTCTTATGGCCGGCAAGCTCTGGGGCGCTGGGATGGATGGGCCACTTCACCCACACTGCCAGCGTGGACTGTGGGAGGGGGACACAGGGTCAAGTCCAGTTGGGTCAGGGCAATGAGGGGCACTCAGGGAGTCAGGAGTCAAAGGCCAAACCACTGAGCTCTTCCCTCGGCTTCTACAAGTCACCCCCACTCTTGAGATACACATGCATGTTGGAAAAGACTCTTACAAGGAGTTCAACAGCATAATTCCTGTTAGCTGAAAATCAGAAACAACCTCTGTCCTCAATCAGGGAACTGGTATGGACTACGGCATCTCCATATAAGATGAtgtgattggccgggcgcggtggctcacgcctgtaatcccagcactttgggaggccgagatgggcggatcacgaggtcaggagatcgagaccatcctgactaacatggtgaaaccccgtctctactaaaaatacaaaaattagccgggcaaggtggcgggcgcctgtagtcccagccacacgggaggctgaggcaggagaatggcgtgaacccgggaggcagagcttgcagtgagtggagatcgtgccactgcagtccagcctgggcgacagagcgagactccgtctcaaaaaaaaaaaaaaaagatgatgtgaTTAAAGTTTGGATgaatctttttcaaaaaattgctTAGTGGAAAAGAGGCCAATACCACTTATGTAAGCTTTAAGACACATGCTTGAAGAGCACCCCCAAATCAAAAGACCAAATCAGATGATGGTCTATGGAGCCAGGAGCTGGagatgggggagggtggggatAAGGAGGAATGAATATGGCAAGATAGGCCTTGCACATAGGGACGGCGGGATGTGCCAGGAACGAGGGCGAAGGATCGCTCTGCTGAGTCTATCTGAAGTCTGAAGGAAAGAGCGACCACGAGGCAGACGAGGGTGGGGGGGGTCCAGGGCGGGAAACGCACCGAGCACTCCTCCTCCGAGGTCTGTACGCAGCCGGACCTGTCGTTGCGCACGCAGCAGGCCGAGTGCTTCTCGCGCTCCCGAGCTGAGCGAATGAAGCTGTGCACCTGCGGGTCCTGGCGCATGCAGGGGGAAAACTTGGCGCCCAGGTGGATGAGGGCCTCCTGCGGGCGAGGGAGACAAGCAGCTTCAGTCCGGGCCTCCTGCCCGCCGGGCACCTCCACGTCCCGCCCCCGCCGGCCCCGCCCCAACCCCGCCCTCACCGAGCTGGGCCCGATCCAGAAGTTCTCCTGCTGCACGTACTTGACGTTCTCGTAGACCCCGCGGTTCCGCAGCACCTGGGAGGTTGGGGAGCGGGATCAGACGGCCCGACTCGGGCCCTCTCCTCCTAGAGCGGGGCGGAAGGGGGTCCAGTGCCCAGACTCCACTCGTCTGGGCCCAGCAAAGGCACAAGGGCTCACCGAGTCCACCGTTTCATGCTGCGAGAAGCCCACTGGCGCGATGCCATAGATGCACACGGCTAGAATGGTGACGAGCGAGTGCACGAAGGTAAGCCAGTAGGTGAAGAAGGGCCTGCGGGGTGGAGCGTCAGCAGGGGCCTCATCCCCAACCCGGAGCCCCACCCTCCCCCAGGAGCCTCCATCCCAACCCAGGCCTTGCCTGCCACGTCTACCTGTGGTCGTCCATGTCCTCGATCTGGCGCTTGACAAAGCTGTCGATGCGCTTGCGGTAGGTGCGGTTGGTGAGccttcccaccatgcccagcccatacgGCCGCTTCTCCCGGGCGAAGAGCTTGCGCACCGGCACCGCGATGCGCTGGCCCCGCCGCGGCCCGGCGGTGCTCACCACCTCCTGTCGGAGCCGCACCTTGGGCTGCGGGGCTGCGGCGCCCTCCTTCTGCTTCCGCCAGCCTCGCTCCAGGGGCCTGGAAGGAGCCGGGGTTCATCCCCGCCCCAGCCCCCCAAGCTGCTGCCGTCGCTCCCCGGGGGTACCAGGGCACCCTGTCTCtatcctggtgaagatgctgggCAAGTTGCCCAGCATCTGCCTCCTCCTTGCCCCCAACACTGCGCGCCTCCGGGGATGGCAGGGAGCCGGATCCGGGGCCCACTGAGTTCTGCAACTCAGCAAGTATCACCTCTGTCACCTCCGCCTCCCCGTTGGATTCTGTCCAGCCCCTGGGCTCTAAGACTGCTGTCCCATTCACAGGCTAGCCATGAGGCTGGGGCCATGCCCAGCCCTGGGTCTCCCACCCCCGGTGGCCAGTGAATTCCCAGTCCATCAGTCCATGAGGCTACCCCTTCCATCGCCCACAGAGGTGAATGCGATACTCGCTCAGCTGTTCCTGAGGGGCCCGGGTCTGTCTCTGGCCCCTTCCCTGCCTGCGGCACTCACAGCATCAGATGGCTACGCTCCAGCTCGCTGCGGTCCAGGGCCCCGCCAGTGAGGTCTGCCTGCTCCGGGGCCTTCTCCCAGTCCTTTAGTGCTGCCTCCGATGGGGACTCAAAAACTTCGTCTGGGTATGTGGAGAGCTCTTCATGGAGGATACCTTCCTGAGCAAACACATGAGGTCAGggtggacacagggagaagggaaCAGGGAGGGGGGGTGACGCCCTGGGCGCTTCTTACCCGGGCAAAGAAGGATGTGTCCAGCTCATCGGGGAAATCAGTTGTGTCCTCCTCCAGAAAGCTAGCTGGAGTGAAGCTTCGGCGCTGTGCCCGGCGCAAGGTGCCATCCCTAACAGAGCGGCCCTGGGGAGGGGAAGTGAGCATGAGACCCAGCTGCTGGCtcggcccccacccccaccttttgCCCCTGCACCCACTTTCATCAGTGCTGCAGCGGCCCGGAAGCTCATCTTGGCCACCGACTCTCGCTTGCGCCGCCGCGGGAGCCGGTGGAAACCAGAGCGGGAGCTGGAGAAGGAGCAGAGGGAGGCAGCACCCGGTGTGACGGGAGTGTGAGGGGCACTCAGGCCTTCTGCAGTGTCATCTGCCACACGGAAGGCCCGGCCACGGGCCAGGGGGTCTATGAtctggaggaggggaggagatgcTGGAGTCAGGACCATGGGGGCTCCTAGCTCACCCAGACACACAGAGGCCTTGCACAGACAGTGTGACTACTGCTCCTGACTCCTCATGGGCCCCTGGACAGCTGTATGGGCACCACTCCCACCCCACAGCACCTAGAGGTCCTGCCTGGAATGCTCCCCCATCCAGACACTGGTCCCCTGGTGCAATCCCAAGACCATGTCCCCATCCCAAGGTACCCCTTCCCAGAGACTGTTTCAGGTGCCTTCACGGGCAGGCTGTCTGACTGCCCTTCAAGACTGTGAACTCTCAAAGAGTCTCTTCTGCTCAGGCTAGCTGTGtctgcagccccagcccctggGAGCAGAAGGAGGGGCCTGCAGGAGGCAGCAAGAGGCAGGCATACCTTCTGCATGCCCAGCTGGCATGGCCCCACATACAGTGGGGGTGGCGTCTCGGTGCTGGTCAGCGACACGTTGTCCTGGCTGGGCAGGTCCAGCTCCCGGAGGACCTGGGGCTTCAGCTTTCCATAGCGCTGGCTGCAGTGACGGATGCTCTTGCGCTGCCATTTCTGGGTGCTGTCACTGTCCTTGCTCACTCCAAACCAGTCAGCGGTCCCCCTGGCATGGCATGGACTCAGCAAGTGGCAGCCAGATCGCCCCCTCCCAGGCAGGGGACTTCAAAGGCCCTCCCCTGGGGCGGCATGCCCTGCCCCAGGCCTGCAGTCAATCCAGGGGCCAGGGTCTGGCTAGGCAAGGTCTAATAAGAGGATGAGTGGGTTCCAGCCACCCCCTGAACTGTTAGCCAACTTCAAGTTCCCACTAGACCACAGCTGGCAGGCCCTGCCCAGCTGAGTGCTTCATAGAGGCCCTAACCCCACCATCCCTGAGGGGCAGTTGAGGGGAGACACGGAGTCCAGAGAGGGCGCAGAGAGCTCAACCCAAGAGAGCTTGGCCCCAGGACACCACAGAGCTCAGACAGCAGGTGCTCACAGGCCCAGGCAGGCTGTCCACAGCACTTGGACATGCAAACAAAAACACTGCCAGCACCTGCCGTTAGGAGCCCCAGGGAATGCCAACCACGCTGGCAGCTCCCAAGAGGCCACATGCCAAGCACATGCCAGAAAGCACCAACACACTCATGACCTGTATGAGATACCTGAGCAGGGACCGAGAGAGAGACTGGCGCTGCGGGAAGGCCCTGCGGGCAGCCCAGGGACCCAAGAGGGGTAGAGTGTGGACACGGCCGAAGTGTACTTGTCGGTTGCTAAGAGGCCAGAGCATCCGGGTggtggagacagagaaggagagagtgagTGCTGAAGAGAAGGGAGTGGAGCACGGTAGTGGGGTGAGAGCGGTCAGTCTCCAGAACAGGAGGGCAAGGGGATGTGGGGACCAAGATGgaggaggaagctgagacaggagggccCCTTGTTCTCATTCCCATCCTCAGTGTACCTGCCTCTGCCCTGCCAGCCCCCAGCTCCTACCCTGTGGAACAGTTGGGAAGTGTTGGTACCTGCGGATGGTCTGTGTGATGGACGTCTGGCGCTGCAGCACCGACCGCCGGAGCTCATGGTGGGGCGAAGAGATGTGGGCTGTCTCAGCTGGCATACTGACACTCCTCAGGAAAGCCTGTCGCCTCAGGGGCTGGGCAACAGGGTCATGGTGAGGGTATTGGACAGGGGGCACCCACAGTCCCTGCTGGCCAGGCCCTACCTGCAGGAAGCTGGGCTCTTCTGCTGTCGGGGGCACCGCAGAGGGAATGTCCAGCTTTAGCCACGGTGGCTTCTTGCGCTGCAGGCTGCTCGTGCTGTCCCTGCGGGCCTCACTCATGGTTCCCGGCAGAGCAAGGCAGGCCTGCAGGGCGTGGTGTGTTATTCAATAATGACAACGCTGACAGCTGAAGATTCATTGTGCCCAGACCCAGGAGGGAAAAGCAGTGATAAGCCCAACTGTGGTGCTCATGTCCCCCATTGTCAGAGCCCTACTATGTGCTCAGCACTGACTTGCTCTGTGCCAGCCTTGTTCACTCCAACAGACAGTGCTGGGCACATCCTAGGTCCTCAGACAACATAAGTCCATGGGACACCTATCTGAGCACCCACTGTGATCAGGATACTGCTCTAGGTGCTTGAGGCACATTGCTGGAGAAACGAGACAAAATCCTTGCCCTCCTGGAGCTTATAGTCTAgacaataaactttttaaataagtgaatgtACTGGTTAAAAGATGCTAAGCGTGAtgggggaaagaaaacaaactagGGTTGCTTGACGGGGGCAGTGAGGCCTCACTGTGGAGTGACATCTGAGCAAAGGTTTGAAGGAGGGGAGTGAGCATAGCTGGGGTTCCAGGGGTTTCCACACACAAGGAACAGCCGATGTGAGGTCTTACTGACGTGGGGCTCACCCTAGTCTGTGCCCAGGGCAAATCTCAGACCTGTCTTACCCAGGCCTCACCCTCTTACCCACCAAAACTTCCACTCCAGAGACAAAGGGCCCACTATGCACATGACAGCCTGTAAGGGGTGTGTGATCGGTCCACTGCATAGAGTCACCACATTCAGGAAAGACGGTGACAGAGCAGCAGCTGGTGGCCCAGGCTCCCGTGCACAAATGACTTTCCAGAAACCACCTGGGCGCAGACGCCATAGTGACCACCAGGTGGCAGCACGTGCCCAGAAACAGCAGTGAAGCTGCTCGGCGCTGGGGCTGCCGGGCATTGCGTGGTCAGCTCCACCATGAGCATCCCAGGCACCTGGCCAGAGCCCAGGGGAAGGCCCCAGAGCAGAAAGACCAGGGTTCGATTCTGGCCACCACTGCCTGGCCATGTGACTATGACTCCATTTCCCCCTTACACCTTCCTGGCAGACCTGCAGCTGTCCCCAACCCAGGGGGACCACACAGGGATTCCAGTGGAGACCCAAGTTGAGAAGGGCCCCTGAGCATGACATGAGACAGATAGTAGGGGGCTGGCCGGAGCTTCCTGAAGCAATTTGGGACAGAAAACCCCAAATTCCTCAGCCTCTTTAAGGAGCTGCAGCCTCTGACAGGCTCGGAGCTGCAGGGTCTGCAACCCACCCACTAAGGCCCCAGAAATGGCTTTCACTCACAGGTCTCACTCTCAACTGCTTGAAGGAAAGTCTCACCTATGCTGTacaaatagggaaactgaggccaggagaaCACAGGCTtgccttgctcaaggtcatatatGGAGGGTAGCACAATTAGAGACAGCCCAGGGTGCTGTTCACAGTTCCTGATGGTCTCATGCCAACCAGGGACAGGCTTGGGACAGAGTTCACGGCTTCTTCCGACCCTCACTACCAGGGAATGGCTGGGAATGCTGCTCACAGCTCCTATGGGTCCTACATGGACCAGGACACAGGTGGGAGGGGGTCCTTCAGGGATGCCTTCTGTTGGCTCTTACCCTACCCCTCACACTACAGCCCCTGATCTGAGCTGACTGTGCACTTCAGGTCCCAGGTGAGAGTTGGGGGGCAAAGCTTTGGGGCACTCCCCACACATGGTGCCCAGGGGTCGTTCCATCCACATGGCCCCCTAAGGCTGAGTTCCTGTCCCTGGCCTATACTTGGCCTGGAATCAGGGGCAAGAGCCAAGGGCGGCAGCTTGCCTCCACATCACTGGGAATCCCTCCAGAGCTCCTGGCCCATGCAGAGCCCCAGAGTGCAACAGGGTCAGACAGGAAGGCATCCTGGGAACTCCGTGGGTCAAGATCCCTCTGGGAACAGCACCAGGAGACCCCTCTGCATCTGATGCATGGCCCAAACCCAGCCCAGACCTGCGTGTCCTGGATACGGCCCAGCCACAGTGTGAAGGGGTCACAGCTCAATTTCCTCATCATCCCCCAGCCCTCTCTCCGCAGAGCATATGGACTGCAGTACCATCACCCTGCTAGTAAGGAATAGTCAGGAGGGGCCACCTCTGAGTCTCAGACACTAAGGGTGGAATTTCAGACAGCATCAGGCCTGTTGAGAAGGCAGGTGGTGCTCGGGAAGGGGCTTCGGGAACCCACAGTGCTGCGACAGCATTCTGAGTACACCCCCAGCATGTTCTCACCCAGAAAACGGACGGCTACTCTTAGTGAGGCCATTATGGGGGCCAGAGAGGAGCAGGGCCCAGAGTAGAGACTGGGGCCACTGCCAGGAATCAGCAGACTGAATCCAGGGGGCCAGCCTCTCCAGGAGTCTCCACCTGTGCCCAGCAGCACTAGGCAACATCCAGCTGGTTCTTCACTCAGGAGTGTGAATGACTTTCGCCAACAGAGACCTTTGCCAGCTGATGGGCTCACATACATCCATGATTCCCATGGCTCTGCTCTCCACCGCTCCTCACACCTGACTCCCTCCCATCGCAGAGCTCCGCAAATGTGCTCTGCCCAACCTCCCCTGCGTTGCAGGACCTGCAGCCTCAGGCTGCCCCACTCCCCAGAGGTGGTCCTTGGCCTGGATCTCCGGGTACAGCACAGGACAGGAGTTCATTCACATGTGTATGGGCCACTGTCCTGTCACTGCTGGTTCCACAGtgctcaggaccagcctggttTGAAGCCACCAATGGGTAAACTGATCACTGAAGAACACAGCCCATCCGGTCCCTAACCTGGGGTAAGGGGGGATTCCTCAAGATGACCCCTCAACTGGCTCTGGGAAGAGGAACTGTCTGGCATAAGCGGGTGCGAGCAGGAACAGTTAGAGGGTGAGAAGAGCTGACAGCTGTGAGCGTGCATGGGGAACCTGACCTCCCTCCCAGTACTGTCTCAGCCGGGGCCCACAGTCGGCCCCAGGAGGCACTAGAGTACTCAGCTCATGAGGGAGGCACCAGGCGCCATGCCTGAACATCCAGGTCTCCTGAGGTTCCCCCACCTCCACAAAAACCACTCCTGTGCTGGGAGTGCAGGCAGAAGGGAACCTGAGAACCCACTCAGTTACAGGTCCTGCGGATGGGCAGTGCTGGGTGTTCCAGCCTGCCCCACCCCTGTGCCTAGATCCCCATCTGGGCCTCGAGTGGGTGGGATTCACAAAGGAAGAGCTGGAGTAGGCGTGGGGAgaggctggcccaggctggacAAAGAGTCTGGCCAGGGAGCGGCACATTGCCCTCCCAGAGACAGTGGCTCAGTGTCCAGGCCTTCCCCAGGCGCACAGTGGGCTCTTGTTCCCAGAAAACCCCTCGGGGGGATCCAAACAGTGTCTCCCCCACCCCGCTGACCCCTCAGTGTATGGGGAAACCGTGGCCCATGGAAGGCCTGACTGCCTGGGGTCACAGTATCTGAGTCACTGCAGCAGCATCACAGCTGccagcccaggcccagccccaTCAGGAGACACCCAGAGCCACAGTGCATCCCAGGACCAGCTTGGAGACTGGGGGCAGGACTCTCAACGAGCCTGAGGGACGAGGAGGGTCAAGGGAGCCACTGGCGCCATGCACAGTGAAGTCCACTCTGGCTGCCTGCGGAGCCTGGTGTGGAAAAGCTGGGTGGGGGATGGTGGAGAGCCCTGTTAACTCAGGTTTTTGCTCTGGGGATGTCTGGGAACCCATCAAGCTGGCCGCGTGCACAGGTGCAGGGAGAGCCAGAAAGCAGGAGCTGATGCAAGGAGGCCACTGGGTACAGCCCAGGCTGATGCTCAGGCCCCATGTGTCTCCACCACCTACAACCCTAAGCAAGCCTCAGCTTTCACATTTGGAAATCAGGGGTcacagcagtgcctggcacaacaGGCAGCAGCTGACTCCACCACAGAGTGTCTGGTGCAGCCTGTGGGCACTTGGTACTCTCTgaggggcaggagctgggggGTGAAAGGGCCCTAACTAGAGCATATGTAACAAGAGGGCAGCCCTGGGGACACCTGAGGACAGGACCCTCCAAAGGTGTCGACTTTGGGAAAAGACTAGAGAGAAGCTCTGGCCAGTCCGGGCACAGACAGTGGCCACAGCCAGTGTGGAGCTGCATCCTCAGGTGTGAGCAGCAACCACGTCTGTGCTCAGGCCTGCCCTGCACACTCACAGGACCATGCTGGCAGGGACAACCGGCGGCAGAGCTGACTACCAACCCCAGGACCAGAACCGTCAAGTCTGGGCTCTGCTCCGCCCAGGGAACTGCCTGCTGCCAAGGTCAGCTGAAGCAAGGGGCCTCACCCCAGGACACCTGCCCAGAAGTGTCCTCAGCTCACCTGAGCCTCATCCCAGGGGGAGGTGGCTCCTCCAGCATCCCCACCCACACGCTGCTCTCTGACTCTCAGTCTTCTGTTTGACTCCTAATCTGAAGCTCAATCCTAGATCTCCCTTGAGAAGAGGGTTGCCAGCTGTCTGGCAGCCTGGCATCCAGGTCTTCTGGATTAATGAAGGGAGAGTCACCTGGCCTGCCTTGCCTGTTAATGGCATCATGCTGAGAATGATATTTGCTAGGCCCTTTGCAAACCCCAAAGTGCTCTTCAACCCTCCCAGTGAAGCCTCTTCTTTTCTGTGGAAGAAATTAGGTTTA
The genomic region above belongs to Chlorocebus sabaeus isolate Y175 chromosome 5, mChlSab1.0.hap1, whole genome shotgun sequence and contains:
- the RHBDF1 gene encoding inactive rhomboid protein 1 isoform X1 → MSEARRDSTSSLQRKKPPWLKLDIPSAVPPTAEEPSFLQVGPGQQGLWVPPVQYPHHDPVAQPLRRQAFLRSVSMPAETAHISSPHHELRRSVLQRQTSITQTIRRGTADWFGVSKDSDSTQKWQRKSIRHCSQRYGKLKPQVLRELDLPSQDNVSLTSTETPPPLYVGPCQLGMQKIIDPLARGRAFRVADDTAEGLSAPHTPVTPGAASLCSFSSSRSGFHRLPRRRKRESVAKMSFRAAAALMKGRSVRDGTLRRAQRRSFTPASFLEEDTTDFPDELDTSFFAREGILHEELSTYPDEVFESPSEAALKDWEKAPEQADLTGGALDRSELERSHLMLPLERGWRKQKEGAAAPQPKVRLRQEVVSTAGPRRGQRIAVPVRKLFAREKRPYGLGMVGRLTNRTYRKRIDSFVKRQIEDMDDHRPFFTYWLTFVHSLVTILAVCIYGIAPVGFSQHETVDSVLRNRGVYENVKYVQQENFWIGPSSEALIHLGAKFSPCMRQDPQVHSFIRSAREREKHSACCVRNDRSGCVQTSEEECSSTLAVWVKWPIHPSAPELAGHKRQFGSVCHQDPRVCDEPSSEDPHEWPEDITKWPICTKNSAGNHTNHPHMDCVITGRPCCIGTKGRCEITSREYCDFMRGYFHEEATLCSQVHCMDDVCGLLPFLNPEVPDQFYRLWLSLFLHAGILHCLVSICFQMTVLRDLEKLAGWHRIAIIYLLSGVTGNLASAIFLPYRAEVGPAGSQFGILACLFVELFQSWQILARPWRAFFKLLAVVLFLFTFGLLPWIDNFAHISGFISGLFLSFAFLPYISFGKLDLYRKRCQIVIFQVVFLGLLAGLVVLFYFYPVRCEWCEFLTCIPFTDKFCEKYELDAQLH
- the RHBDF1 gene encoding inactive rhomboid protein 1 isoform X2, with the protein product MSEARRDSTSSLQRKKPPWLKLDIPSAVPPTAEEPSFLQPLRRQAFLRSVSMPAETAHISSPHHELRRSVLQRQTSITQTIRRGTADWFGVSKDSDSTQKWQRKSIRHCSQRYGKLKPQVLRELDLPSQDNVSLTSTETPPPLYVGPCQLGMQKIIDPLARGRAFRVADDTAEGLSAPHTPVTPGAASLCSFSSSRSGFHRLPRRRKRESVAKMSFRAAAALMKGRSVRDGTLRRAQRRSFTPASFLEEDTTDFPDELDTSFFAREGILHEELSTYPDEVFESPSEAALKDWEKAPEQADLTGGALDRSELERSHLMLPLERGWRKQKEGAAAPQPKVRLRQEVVSTAGPRRGQRIAVPVRKLFAREKRPYGLGMVGRLTNRTYRKRIDSFVKRQIEDMDDHRPFFTYWLTFVHSLVTILAVCIYGIAPVGFSQHETVDSVLRNRGVYENVKYVQQENFWIGPSSEALIHLGAKFSPCMRQDPQVHSFIRSAREREKHSACCVRNDRSGCVQTSEEECSSTLAVWVKWPIHPSAPELAGHKRQFGSVCHQDPRVCDEPSSEDPHEWPEDITKWPICTKNSAGNHTNHPHMDCVITGRPCCIGTKGRCEITSREYCDFMRGYFHEEATLCSQVHCMDDVCGLLPFLNPEVPDQFYRLWLSLFLHAGILHCLVSICFQMTVLRDLEKLAGWHRIAIIYLLSGVTGNLASAIFLPYRAEVGPAGSQFGILACLFVELFQSWQILARPWRAFFKLLAVVLFLFTFGLLPWIDNFAHISGFISGLFLSFAFLPYISFGKLDLYRKRCQIVIFQVVFLGLLAGLVVLFYFYPVRCEWCEFLTCIPFTDKFCEKYELDAQLH